Proteins from one Bactrocera dorsalis isolate Fly_Bdor unplaced genomic scaffold, ASM2337382v1 BdCtg456, whole genome shotgun sequence genomic window:
- the LOC125780300 gene encoding uncharacterized protein LOC125780300: NWVFSTTGQKRDLQERLIQHYDLSGNRASDEEFNQSVYEDVGGTTNLRSSPLIVQQQQFTLKDLGDCVNVFSGEGSVDIRGWVSEFENNAEIVKWNDLQRFVYGKQLLRGAAKLFVRSQNNLNSWEALKLSLINEFGRKLSSADVHRLLKNRRKQANETFREYLYHLMEVGKQISLDEESIIDYFIEGVPDTKFNKAILYQAKNIEELKEQIKIYEKIRKYNSGIGKIVNDTSSNKTKEELGKRCFKCGDKFHVAAQCPQKQYKCFKCNEMGHRSFECKNNKVKGAREVKIESSSINTLGNTSFQPVVDEELHFKTVNLNGFRFEALIDSGCSLNLIRYDTLILSGLKPILSNEKRKLYSACSNVIETIGSFDTFIHIDELVLKVRFHVVREQDIKFASMIGKAILKDVDIVLTEDKVMFKKKDNSRDYKPGNDKMRQDSKQVMKEERNAPIEAKNKWIKEFDAMSLNERKDETTVNLGHLSKGLAKEVKSLVDKYKSSGKCISPVKMEIVLTDEIPVYQRPRRLPIDDRSFVDKQIEDWLKEGIIQPSSSNYASPVVVVPKKDGNRRLCCDYRQLNKKIVRDNFPMVVMDDVLDSLQEGRVFTTLDLSNGFFHVPVDSQSRKFTAFVTHNGQYEFCVVPFGISNSPAVFCRYVNAVFPATNPE; the protein is encoded by the coding sequence GGAATTGGGTATTTTCGACTACAGGTCAAAAACGTGATCTTCAGGAAAGACTTATCCAACACTACGACTTATCGGGAAATAGGGCTAGTGACGAAGAGTTCAACCAGTCAGTTTACGAAGACGTAGGTGGAACCACCAACTTACGGTCCTCACCGCTTatcgtgcaacaacaacagtttactCTAAAAGATTTAGGAGATTGTGTTAACGTTTTTTCAGGAGAAGGGTCTGTAGATATTCGAGGGTGGGTAagcgaatttgaaaataatgcagAAATAGTAAAATGGAATGATCTTCAGAGATTTGTTTATGGCAAACAGCTTCTTCGTGGTGCCGCTAAGCTTTTTGTTAGGAGTCagaataatttaaatagttGGGAAGCTCTGAAGTTATCATTAATTAATGAGTTTGGTCGCAAACTATCTTCTGCAGATGTGCATAGGTTGTTGAAAAATCGCCGCAAACAAGCAAACGAAACTTTTCGGGAATACTTGTATCATCTCATGGAGGTAGGCAAACAGATTAGTCTAGACGAAGAAAGCATTATAGATTATTTCATAGAAGGGGTTCCAGATACCAAGTTCAATAAGGCAATTTTGTATCAAGCTAAGAATATAGAAGAACTAAAAGAGCAAATCAAAATTTACGAAAAGATACGGAAATACAACTCAGGGATAGGAAAAATAGTAAATGATACATCCTCTAACAAGACAAAAGAAGAACTAGGTAAAAGATGTTTCAAGTGCGGAGACAAATTCCACGTAGCAGCTCAATGtccacaaaaacaatataaatgctttaaatGTAATGAGATGGGACATCGTTCGTTtgagtgcaaaaataataaagtcaaGGGAGCTAGAGAAGTTAAAATCGAATCAAGTAGCATAAACACTTTAGGAAATACAAGTTTTCAACCAGTCGTTGATGAAGAATTACATTTCAAAACAGTTAATTTAAATGGGTTTAGGTTCGAAGCTCTAATTGATTCAGGGTGTTCACTTAATTTAATACGTTACGATACGTTGATACTAAGTGGGCTTAAACCAATTCTAAGCAATGAGAAAAGAAAACTATATAGCGCTTGCTCAAATGTGATTGAGACAATCGGAAGTTTTgatacttttatacatatagatGAGTTAGTGTTAAAGGTCAGATTTCATGTAGTCAGAGAACAAGATATTAAATTTGCAAGTATGATAGGAAAGGCTATATTAAAAGACGTAGATATTGTTTTAACAGAAGATAAAGTAATGTTTAAGAAAAAGGATAATTCAAGAGATTATAAACCAGGTAATGACAAAATGAGGCAGGATTCTAAACAGGTTATGAAAGAAGAACGAAATGCACCAATAGAAGCAAAAAATAAGTGGATTAAGGAATTTGATGCGATGAGTTTAAATGAAAGAAAGGATGAGACTACAGTGAATTTGGGACATTTGAGTAAGGGATTAGCAAAAGAAGTTAAAAGCTTAGTTGATAAATACAAATCATCTGGTAAATGCATATCACCCGTTAAGATGGAAATTGTTTTGACAGATGAAATTCCCGTCTATCAGCGACCAAGACGTTTACCAATCGATGACCGTAGTTTTGTCGATAAACAAATAGAAGATTGGTTAAAAGAGGGAATAATACAACCAAGCTCTTCCAATTATGCTTCTCCGGTAGTAGTAGTTCCTAAAAAAGATGGAAACAGACGCTTATGTTGCGATTAtagacaattaaataaaaaaattgtaagggACAATTTTCCAATGGTTGTAATGGACGATGTCTTAGATAGCCTTCAAGAGGGTCGAGTTTTTACAACGTTAGATTTATCGAACGGATTTTTCCATGTGCCAGTAGATTCACAATCTAGGAAATTTACCGCTTTCGTTACCCACAA